The genomic interval AAGCTGGTTCATACGGTAAAGATGTCAGAGGGTTGAACCGCCTACACCAATTCGATAAAGTAGAGATAGTGTGCATTTCACACCCCGAAAATTCGTACGAGATACACGAAAAAATGGTAAACTATGTCGAAAGCTTAGTAAAAAAACTACAACTACCCTACCGAATTCTTAGACTTTGCGGTGGTGACATGAGCTTTACCTCTGCCCTAACGTACGACTTCGAGGTATGGTCACGCGCACAAGAGCGATGGTTGGAAGTGAGTTCAGTTTCAAATTTTGAAAGCTTTCAGGCAAATCGTCTTAAATGTCGCTATCGCGATGCGGAAACAAAAAAAACAAACTTAGTACACACGCTTAATGGTAGCGCATTAGCATTGCCGCGCATTGTAGCAGCATTGTTGGAAAACAACCAAACTGAAAAGGGAATTGTAATTCCTGATGTATTAGTACCATACACTGGTTTTTCTATTATTGACTAATTTAAAAAAGTAAAATGCAACAAACACCGTCTCGCATAATATTGGGTATCGATCCTGGAACCACAATAATGGGATACGGTTTGCTTGATGCATCGTGTAGCGATTTAAAGGTTATAAGTTTAGGAATCATTGATTTACGTAAAATTAAAGACCATTATTTAAAACTCTCCTATATTTACGACCGAACAAAGATGTTGGTTGAGCAATACTCGCCAGATGAGTTGGCTATAGAATCACCTTTTTTTGGTAAAAATGTTCAGTCGATGTTAAAGTTAGGTCGCGCACAAGGTGTTGCAATGGCAGCTGCTCTTAGTTATAAGATTCCAATATACGAATATGCTCCTCTCAAAGTAAAGCTTGCAATCACTGGAAACGGAAATGCTTCAAAAGAACAAGTGTCAGGCATGTTAATGAAAATGTTCAATATCGAAAATGAGCCATCATTTTATGATGCTACTGACGGTTTAGCTGTGGCAGTTTGCCACTATTATCAAAGCAAGAGCGTTCATGGAGGCAAAAGCAAGGGCAAAGCAAATTCATGGAGTAATTTTGTAAAAAACAATCAAGATAGAATTTGTTGACGACACGGTGACTAAGCCGAAGTATAAAAGGAACAAGGTGAAAGGTGAAAGGGACAAGGTGATGCACCGCATTCATAACTCGTAACTCGTAATTGCTAATTGATAATTGATAACGTGGGTTATGTTTTTAACATAGAGATGCCATAATATGATGTCTCTACAACACCTTAACATTCAGATAATTATTTATTCGTAATTGCTAATTGTTCATTGCTAATTGCTAATTCCTTGTCACGTTTTAAGCTTTTTCTTTTTAGCGGCAGGGAATAGTATATTATTGAGAATTAATCTGTATCCCGGCGAATTTGGGTACAACTCCAACAATGTATGATGGTCGCCTACATAATGTCTGTAATCTTCCGGGTCGTGACCACCATAAAATGTCCACGTACCATTGCCAAAATTTCCGTGAATATAGCGTGCTTCATCAAGTGCTTTATTTTCTCCCATTATAAGGACTTCGGGCTTAATTAAACGCTTATCGAATGCTGTTGTTTGTCCCATAAATCCTTTGATAACAGTTTCATGGTTTTGGCAAAGCATTGTGGG from Bacteroidales bacterium carries:
- the ruvC gene encoding crossover junction endodeoxyribonuclease RuvC, whose translation is MQQTPSRIILGIDPGTTIMGYGLLDASCSDLKVISLGIIDLRKIKDHYLKLSYIYDRTKMLVEQYSPDELAIESPFFGKNVQSMLKLGRAQGVAMAAALSYKIPIYEYAPLKVKLAITGNGNASKEQVSGMLMKMFNIENEPSFYDATDGLAVAVCHYYQSKSVHGGKSKGKANSWSNFVKNNQDRIC